A part of Pseudoliparis swirei isolate HS2019 ecotype Mariana Trench chromosome 8, NWPU_hadal_v1, whole genome shotgun sequence genomic DNA contains:
- the LOC130197862 gene encoding zinc finger and SCAN domain-containing protein 5C-like, translated as MSKAQMLRGLVNQRLTAAAQEICGLFEETIAEYKEELCSLKEENERHRKLLHAVFNPEVRVQRAENPQPPHIKEDQEDPEPPYIKEDQEDPESPYIKEDQEDPEPPYIKEDQEPPYIKEDPEPPYIKEDQEDPEPPYIKEDQEPPYIKEDPEPPYIKEDQEDPESPYIKENPQPPHIKEDQEDPEPPYIKEDQEELWTNQEGEQLQFSFSLVKNEEDEKEAQCSHLHQRQTEPMETEADGADCGGPEPHRKLDPESDPGPDADETEYSDDGEETQEHQSDVNPLLNNEVPVRDVNCSPGNTSTSSPACAASFDHQGHLEKPSSSKTGEKPVQCSLCDKRYGFKKYLNRHMLFHTGEKPFSCSVCSKTFTRKGSLSAHMHVHTGEKPFSCSLCGKRFSQRPNLKRHFSIHTRETN; from the exons atgtctaaagcccaaatgctgagaggtttagtcaaccagcgactcactgcggctgcgcaggagatCTGCGGGCTGTTTGAAGAAACGATCGCAGAGTACAAGGAGGAACTGTGTAGTTTaaaagaggagaacgagcggcaccggaagctgctgcacgccgtgttcaacccggaagtccggGTCCAACGAGCAG AGAACCCACAGCCCCCCCATAtaaaagaggaccaggaggacccagagcctccatatattaaagaggaccaggaggacccagagtctccatatattaaagaggaccaggaggacccagagcctccatatattaaagaggaccaggagcctCCATATATTaaagaggacccagagcctccatatattaaagaggaccaggaggacccagagcctccatatattaaagaggaccaggagcctCCATATATTaaagaggacccagagcctccatatattaaagaggaccaggaggacccagagtctccaTATATTAAAGAGAACCCACAGCCCCCCCatattaaagaggaccaggaggacccagagcctccatatattaaagaggaccaggaggagctctggaccaatcaggagggagagcagcttcagttCTCATTCTCTCTTGTAAAGAATGAAGAGGATGAAAAGGAAGCTCAGTGCTCTCatcttcatcaaagacaaactgaaccgatggaaacagaagctgatggagcggattgtggaggaccagaaccacacAGGAAGTTAGATCCAGAAAGCGATCCAGGACCAGATGCTGATGAGACTGAGTACAGTGATGATGGGGAGGAGACTCAGGAACATCAGTCAGATGTGAACCCTCTGCTAAACAACGAAGTACCTGTACGTGATGTGAACTGTAGTCCTGGAAATACCTCAACCAGCTCGCCTGCATGTGCTGCAAGCTTTGACCACCAGGGACATCTGGAGAAACCCAGTAGCTCcaaaacaggagagaaaccagtTCAATGCTCGCTTTGTGACAAAAGATATGGATTCAAAAAGTATCTAAACAGACACATGCTCTTCCACACAggggagaaaccattcagttgttcCGTGTGCAGTAAAACATTTACACGTAAGGGAAGCCTGAGCGCTCACATGCACGtccacacgggagagaaaccattcagctgTTCcctttgtgggaaaagattttcaCAAAGGCCCAATCTGAAACGACATTTCAGTATCCACACGAGAGAGACAAATTAG